In one window of Borrelia anserina Es DNA:
- a CDS encoding integrin-binding adhesin P66 family protein, producing the protein MKKIILYVFIMLVSTGTILAEETDQDNNSTKLNPWLPKLTFKNSNEFRFDMDELIPGLENKSQIKIKFEPSEKNKEIGKDDPFSAYIKVENLSLKAEGNKDAILKLNVGNITTRINIYDFYIKMESMTNFDFNQESLFGFAPLTSIKSEYYGFSSNDSAIRRTILARSTENKVSTIQFGYTLPQLELVLAIGATGTGNRNHKKNVNKKDQDQKEQPLYNDTYQGILYGTKAQWKPIKNELEQHSLKVIAETPLELNFGLSGAIGNSTFNQSSIICAPQDKPIDDSKLFSPTLSNAAIMASIGLVYKLGLTKINNKNTYLLLQTGSDLGIDPFASDFSIFGYLSKKANTNEQNQFNPKENKLSLNKWRTTNFAFSIGAGIGLAWNIDDGEKESWAIKGKDSYSTRIFGEQDKKSGIGIGITYGQNLYKPTSSRTAIQEIAAKTFKTLNAEISTYEDNKKGIIPNLGWTASIGVYDLLKGQPQADTTDILKLIDTKTTISFTDAAKIGGALYIDYAIPIESISPNTYITPYAGAHLLGSLTSSDKKVYLKAGLELDKLIKLTTISLGWDSNNLLAYQDQKGSVFLQIQISFDE; encoded by the coding sequence ATGAAAAAAATAATATTATATGTCTTTATAATGCTAGTAAGTACTGGCACAATTTTGGCAGAAGAAACAGATCAAGATAACAATTCAACTAAATTAAATCCATGGCTGCCTAAACTAACATTCAAAAACAGCAATGAGTTCAGATTTGACATGGACGAACTCATTCCTGGTTTGGAAAATAAAAGCCAGATAAAAATTAAATTTGAACCATCTGAAAAAAATAAAGAAATAGGCAAGGATGATCCTTTCTCAGCCTATATTAAAGTTGAAAATCTATCATTAAAAGCTGAAGGAAACAAAGATGCCATACTCAAACTCAATGTAGGAAACATTACAACACGAATAAACATATATGACTTTTATATTAAAATGGAATCAATGACTAATTTCGATTTTAATCAAGAGTCACTATTTGGTTTTGCACCACTAACTAGTATTAAAAGTGAATACTACGGCTTCTCAAGCAATGACAGTGCCATAAGAAGAACAATCCTTGCAAGAAGCACAGAAAACAAAGTCAGCACAATTCAGTTTGGATACACTCTCCCACAATTAGAACTAGTACTTGCAATTGGAGCAACAGGAACAGGTAATAGAAATCATAAAAAAAATGTCAACAAAAAGGATCAAGATCAAAAAGAACAACCCCTTTACAACGATACTTACCAAGGCATACTCTATGGAACTAAAGCACAATGGAAACCAATAAAAAATGAACTAGAACAACATAGCTTAAAAGTCATTGCAGAAACTCCACTTGAATTAAATTTTGGACTCTCAGGAGCAATAGGAAATTCAACATTTAATCAGTCATCAATAATATGTGCGCCTCAAGACAAACCTATTGATGACTCAAAACTCTTTAGTCCAACCTTATCAAATGCAGCTATTATGGCCTCTATAGGACTTGTTTACAAACTTGGTCTTACAAAAATCAACAACAAAAACACTTACCTCTTATTACAAACAGGCTCTGATCTGGGAATAGATCCATTCGCAAGTGACTTCTCTATATTTGGATACCTCTCTAAAAAGGCAAACACAAACGAGCAAAATCAATTCAACCCAAAAGAGAACAAACTTAGCCTTAATAAATGGAGAACCACTAATTTTGCATTCTCCATAGGAGCTGGCATCGGCCTAGCTTGGAATATAGATGATGGTGAAAAAGAATCATGGGCAATTAAAGGAAAGGACTCTTACAGTACAAGAATATTTGGAGAACAAGATAAAAAATCTGGAATTGGCATTGGAATTACATACGGACAAAACTTATATAAGCCTACATCTTCAAGAACAGCAATACAAGAAATCGCAGCAAAAACATTTAAAACTCTTAATGCTGAGATCTCAACTTACGAAGATAACAAAAAAGGAATTATTCCTAATCTTGGATGGACAGCTTCAATTGGGGTTTACGACCTATTAAAAGGACAACCTCAAGCAGATACAACAGATATTCTTAAACTAATTGATACAAAGACAACAATTTCATTTACTGATGCAGCTAAGATTGGAGGTGCCCTATATATAGACTACGCAATACCTATAGAATCTATATCACCAAATACATATATAACCCCATATGCAGGAGCTCATCTTTTAGGCTCACTTACAAGCTCAGACAAAAAAGTATATCTCAAAGCCGGACTAGAGTTAGATAAATTAATCAAATTAACAACAATATCACTTGGATGGGATTCAAACAATTTGCTTGCATACCAAGACCAAAAAGGAAGTGTTTTCTTACAAATTCAAATATCTTTTGATGAATAA
- a CDS encoding lactate permease LctP family transporter, whose translation MNFYDFIKALVPIILIIIGLGIIKKPSYYVIPICLIVTIAITLFDKNLGIVNTSLAIFEGTIMGIWPIVIVIIAAIFTYKMAESQNDMNIIKVMLSNVSSDKRIIVLLVAWGFGNFLEGVAGYGTAVAIPVSILIAMGFEPFFACLICLIMNTSSTAYGSVGIPIISLAQATELDIKMLSYNISLQLILPTLIVPFVLVMLVGGGIKALKGSMFILTLLSGASIAISQIYISKTLGPELPAILGSITAMIIIVIYAKLFETKDTTNKNIKVSVMQGFLACLPYTLMVSLIIIISPLFYEINKYVSTFKTTLSIYPEATPLQLKWLTSPGLLIIIATVVSYLIRGVSIIEQIKVFILTIKKMALSSFVIICIVSISRLMTHSGMIKDLADGISTLTSTLYPLFSPLIGTLGTFLTGSDTVSNVLFGPLQTQIAANIDANPYWLSAANTTGATGGKMISPQNITIATTTAGLIGQEGKLLSKTIPYALGYILISGVLVYCLS comes from the coding sequence ATGAATTTTTATGATTTTATTAAGGCCTTAGTACCAATCATACTAATAATTATTGGACTTGGGATAATAAAAAAACCATCATATTATGTGATACCAATATGCTTAATAGTCACCATTGCAATAACTTTATTTGACAAAAATTTAGGAATAGTCAATACAAGCCTTGCAATATTTGAGGGAACAATAATGGGAATATGGCCAATAGTTATTGTAATTATAGCTGCCATATTCACATATAAAATGGCTGAAAGTCAAAATGACATGAATATTATAAAAGTCATGTTATCAAATGTATCCTCTGACAAACGAATAATAGTTTTACTTGTAGCATGGGGATTTGGTAACTTTTTAGAAGGAGTTGCAGGATACGGAACTGCAGTTGCAATTCCTGTATCAATATTAATAGCAATGGGATTTGAACCATTCTTTGCCTGTCTTATATGTTTAATCATGAATACATCTTCAACTGCCTATGGTTCAGTAGGAATTCCCATAATATCTCTAGCCCAAGCAACAGAATTAGATATTAAAATGTTATCATATAATATCTCTTTACAACTAATCCTTCCAACTCTTATTGTACCATTTGTACTAGTCATGCTTGTAGGAGGTGGAATTAAAGCGCTTAAGGGAAGCATGTTTATACTTACACTCCTCTCAGGAGCATCAATAGCAATATCCCAAATTTATATTTCAAAAACCTTAGGACCAGAACTTCCTGCAATACTTGGTAGTATAACTGCAATGATTATAATAGTAATTTATGCAAAGCTTTTTGAAACAAAAGATACAACTAATAAAAATATAAAAGTATCAGTAATGCAAGGTTTTCTTGCGTGCTTACCCTATACTCTAATGGTCTCACTTATAATAATTATTTCACCACTCTTCTATGAAATAAACAAATATGTATCAACCTTCAAAACCACTCTTTCGATTTATCCAGAAGCAACCCCATTACAATTGAAATGGTTAACTTCACCAGGACTATTAATTATTATTGCAACAGTAGTGTCTTACTTAATCAGAGGCGTTTCTATAATCGAACAAATAAAAGTATTTATACTTACAATAAAAAAAATGGCACTCTCTTCTTTCGTAATTATTTGCATAGTATCAATATCAAGGTTAATGACACATAGTGGCATGATAAAAGATCTTGCAGATGGCATATCAACATTAACAAGCACATTATACCCATTATTTAGTCCATTAATTGGAACTTTGGGTACTTTCCTCACAGGAAGCGACACTGTTTCAAATGTTTTATTTGGACCCTTGCAAACACAAATTGCAGCAAATATAGATGCTAATCCTTACTGGCTCTCAGCCGCAAATACAACAGGGGCAACTGGAGGTAAAATGATCTCACCTCAAAACATTACAATAGCAACAACAACTGCAGGACTCATTGGACAAGAAGGCAAATTACTATCAAAGACCATTCCCTATGCTCTTGGCTATATTTTGATATCAGGGGTTCTAGTTTATTGCTTATCCTAA
- a CDS encoding chemotaxis protein CheD (catalyzes the conversion of glutamine residues to glutamate on methyl-accepting chemotaxis receptors), protein MLNHFNFKLKRDVTIIVPGEAFVSNDRVISTILGSCVSVVLYDGIRKLIGVNHYVLVKSDSIVNASQKGRYGVYAIPMLIDAMIGSGASKSDLKAKLFGGANFMAKGTIRVGVENSEFAVNSLTKYGIPIVAQDFDQSKSRKIFVFPENFKVVVEYPDGAKVF, encoded by the coding sequence ATGTTAAATCATTTTAATTTTAAGTTAAAGAGAGATGTCACAATAATCGTCCCAGGTGAAGCTTTTGTGTCAAATGATAGGGTTATTTCTACAATACTTGGTTCTTGTGTTTCTGTTGTGCTTTATGATGGGATTCGCAAGCTTATAGGCGTGAATCATTATGTTTTAGTGAAATCTGATTCTATAGTGAATGCTTCACAGAAGGGTAGATATGGAGTTTATGCTATTCCTATGTTAATTGATGCTATGATAGGGAGTGGAGCGTCAAAGAGTGATCTTAAGGCTAAACTTTTTGGAGGTGCTAACTTTATGGCCAAAGGGACAATAAGAGTGGGCGTTGAAAATTCAGAGTTTGCTGTTAATTCTTTAACTAAATATGGTATTCCAATTGTAGCGCAAGATTTTGATCAGTCTAAATCCAGAAAGATTTTTGTTTTTCCTGAAAATTTTAAAGTTGTTGTGGAATATCCAGATGGAGCTAAAGTTTTTTAA